In the Palaeococcus pacificus DY20341 genome, one interval contains:
- a CDS encoding HTH domain-containing protein, whose translation MRILRILADSKVLSSKEISVKTRMSERTVRYALKVLKEKGFVEEVYILGDMRRRGYKLKST comes from the coding sequence ATGAGAATACTGAGGATATTAGCAGACTCTAAAGTGCTCTCTTCTAAGGAAATTTCCGTAAAGACTAGAATGTCTGAAAGAACCGTTAGATATGCCCTGAAGGTTTTAAAAGAAAAAGGTTTTGTGGAGGAAGTCTATATTTTAGGGGATATGAGGCGGAGGGGATACAAACTAAAGAGTACTTGA
- a CDS encoding PINc/VapC family ATPase, with protein sequence MRVLIPDTSVIVDGRLTQYLESLGEKVRIIIPEAVVAEIEHQANQKKAIGHVGLEELKKLRKMADEDKIELEFYGERPELWQIIKAKSGEIDNMVREVAKELGGTLITGDQIQRDIALAKGIDVIYLEAKREVKHRLEDFFDEHTMSVHLKAGVRPLAKRGRPGEWRLVPIREELLTDEEVEKIADDIVERTKRDPESFIELDAQGATVVQMRNYRIVIARPPFADRIEITAVRPITKLTIEDYKLSEKLKERLTTKAEGILIAGAPGEGKTTFAQALAEYYASMGKIVKTMEKPRDLQVSEEITQYTALEGKMELTGDLLLLVRPDYTIYDEMRKTRDFKIYADLRLAGVGMVGVVHATKPIDAIQRFIGRVELGMIPQIVDTVIFIKSGKIEKVLSLEYKVKVPSGMTEEDLARPVIEVKDFESGELEYEIYTYGEQISIVPVKKKGEKAPALRLAERKLRQEIKRFLPDVYTEVELVSPHRAIIYADEFDIPAIIGKKGKRITEIEKKVGISIDVKSFEERAIEEGPKEKIHVDVDEKKNQFVLRVSKDFAGMPIKFYAGEDYIFTATPSKKGMVKVNKKTPIGREIARMLEEGREIWASL encoded by the coding sequence ATGAGAGTTTTAATTCCCGATACGAGTGTGATTGTGGATGGGAGACTAACTCAGTATCTTGAAAGCTTAGGTGAGAAGGTTAGGATAATTATTCCGGAAGCTGTTGTTGCGGAGATAGAGCATCAAGCTAACCAAAAGAAAGCAATTGGGCATGTTGGACTGGAAGAACTTAAAAAACTTAGGAAGATGGCTGATGAAGACAAAATAGAGCTTGAATTCTATGGTGAACGGCCAGAGCTTTGGCAGATAATCAAAGCAAAATCTGGAGAAATAGACAATATGGTCAGAGAAGTCGCTAAGGAACTAGGTGGAACACTGATTACAGGAGATCAAATCCAAAGGGATATTGCCTTGGCTAAAGGGATAGATGTCATTTACTTGGAGGCCAAGCGCGAAGTTAAACACCGCCTTGAGGACTTTTTTGATGAGCACACTATGAGCGTTCACTTAAAAGCTGGCGTAAGGCCTTTAGCCAAGAGAGGAAGACCAGGAGAGTGGCGCTTAGTTCCTATAAGAGAGGAGCTTTTAACAGATGAAGAAGTAGAGAAGATTGCCGATGATATCGTCGAGAGAACGAAGAGAGATCCGGAGTCCTTCATAGAGCTCGATGCTCAAGGAGCCACAGTTGTGCAGATGCGTAACTATCGTATAGTCATAGCAAGGCCTCCTTTTGCAGACAGAATAGAGATAACCGCAGTGAGACCTATCACGAAGCTTACTATAGAGGACTACAAGCTCTCAGAGAAGCTCAAGGAGCGCTTAACCACCAAAGCAGAGGGAATACTCATCGCTGGAGCTCCGGGTGAAGGTAAGACAACCTTTGCTCAAGCCTTGGCCGAATATTATGCCTCAATGGGCAAGATAGTCAAGACCATGGAGAAGCCGAGAGACCTGCAGGTCAGTGAAGAGATAACACAATATACCGCTTTAGAAGGCAAGATGGAGCTCACCGGAGATTTACTTCTCCTTGTGAGGCCTGACTACACAATATACGATGAGATGAGGAAGACAAGGGACTTCAAGATTTATGCTGATTTAAGATTAGCTGGCGTTGGGATGGTAGGTGTTGTGCACGCCACTAAGCCTATAGATGCTATCCAAAGGTTCATTGGAAGAGTAGAGCTTGGAATGATACCCCAAATCGTTGATACGGTGATTTTCATAAAATCTGGAAAAATCGAGAAAGTGCTCAGTTTAGAATATAAGGTTAAAGTGCCAAGCGGAATGACAGAAGAGGACTTAGCGAGGCCTGTTATAGAAGTGAAGGACTTTGAGAGCGGCGAGCTTGAGTATGAGATTTACACCTACGGTGAGCAGATAAGCATTGTTCCAGTCAAGAAGAAAGGGGAAAAGGCCCCTGCCCTAAGACTGGCCGAAAGAAAGCTTAGACAGGAGATTAAGAGGTTTTTACCCGATGTTTATACTGAAGTTGAGCTCGTAAGTCCCCACAGGGCCATAATATATGCGGATGAGTTCGACATCCCGGCCATAATAGGCAAGAAAGGGAAGCGCATAACGGAAATAGAGAAAAAAGTAGGTATAAGCATAGACGTCAAGAGCTTTGAAGAGAGAGCTATAGAAGAAGGGCCCAAGGAGAAAATACACGTGGATGTTGATGAAAAGAAAAACCAGTTTGTTCTTAGAGTCAGCAAGGACTTTGCGGGGATGCCAATAAAGTTCTACGCAGGTGAGGATTATATATTCACGGCAACGCCGTCAAAGAAGGGCATGGTTAAAGTGAACAAGAAGACACCAATAGGAAGAGAAATAGCGCGCATGCTGGAAGAGGGAAGGGAAATCTGGGCATCCCTCTAG
- the dapA gene encoding 4-hydroxy-tetrahydrodipicolinate synthase, which produces MLLLIEGIFVPHVTPFDDAEEINEEALRELVEHFINSGIYGLVTLGSNGEFPYLSYEERKRVLKIVVDQTNGRVPVIGGTAFSSTKETIALTKEAWDIGVDAVIIAPPYYFKPSPRELYYHYAAIIEATDVPILIYNVPKFTGYNIPLEVINRLAEEYSQIIGIKDSSGLISRIGELIRTLGDKISILAGTGDLIYPALSLGAHGAVVAVANVAPRLCVDLYSAFKEKKFERAKRIQLKLNYLNEVVVKRYNQLSAIKESMNMLGLNVGLPRSPILPLSEEELHEVEKVLEDIGLI; this is translated from the coding sequence GTGTTGCTTTTGATTGAAGGGATATTTGTGCCCCATGTAACGCCCTTTGATGATGCAGAGGAGATAAATGAAGAAGCCCTTAGAGAGCTTGTTGAACACTTCATAAACAGCGGGATCTATGGGCTCGTAACTTTGGGAAGTAATGGAGAATTCCCATATTTAAGTTATGAGGAGAGAAAGAGGGTTTTAAAGATTGTTGTAGACCAGACAAATGGTCGAGTTCCAGTTATAGGAGGAACTGCGTTTTCTTCAACTAAAGAAACAATAGCACTAACAAAAGAAGCATGGGACATAGGAGTTGACGCTGTGATAATTGCCCCACCGTACTACTTCAAGCCTTCCCCAAGAGAGCTTTACTACCACTATGCCGCGATTATTGAGGCCACGGATGTTCCTATTCTAATATACAACGTGCCTAAATTTACAGGCTATAATATCCCCCTAGAGGTAATCAATAGGCTGGCAGAAGAATATTCACAAATAATTGGTATAAAGGACTCAAGCGGACTAATTTCGAGAATAGGAGAGCTCATTAGAACGCTGGGAGACAAGATAAGTATCTTAGCAGGCACTGGGGATTTGATATATCCTGCATTATCTTTGGGAGCCCATGGGGCTGTTGTGGCAGTGGCAAATGTTGCCCCAAGGCTTTGTGTAGACCTCTACAGCGCATTCAAAGAGAAGAAGTTTGAGAGGGCTAAGAGAATACAATTAAAGCTCAATTATCTAAATGAGGTCGTTGTAAAGAGGTACAACCAGCTAAGCGCAATTAAAGAATCCATGAACATGTTGGGATTAAACGTAGGACTGCCAAGGAGCCCTATTCTTCCCCTAAGTGAAGAAGAACTCCATGAAGTCGAAAAAGTATTAGAGGATATCGGTCTTATTTAA
- the minD gene encoding cell division ATPase MinD: protein MGKLISLVSGKGGTGKTTVAANLAVALGKLGKKVVAVDADLTMANLSLVMGMDDASVTIHDVLMGDASIDEAIYSLPQFENVYVIPAAVDWEHVIKADPRGLPETLAPLKEKFDFVLIDCPAGLQVDAMSAMLSSEEVILVTNPEISCIADTMKVGIVLKKAGLAILGFVLNRYGRSDNDIPPDAAAEAMEVPLLAVIPEDRAIREGTLEGIPVVVYKPNSEGAKAFMELAEQVMRISGFKAKVMY from the coding sequence ATGGGAAAGTTAATATCACTCGTGTCGGGAAAAGGAGGGACTGGAAAAACAACTGTGGCCGCAAACCTAGCAGTGGCTCTCGGTAAACTTGGGAAAAAAGTTGTTGCTGTTGACGCTGACCTAACAATGGCTAATTTAAGTCTGGTTATGGGAATGGACGATGCTAGCGTTACTATTCATGATGTTCTTATGGGAGACGCTTCAATAGATGAAGCCATATACTCTCTTCCACAGTTCGAAAATGTTTACGTTATTCCTGCTGCAGTTGATTGGGAACATGTCATTAAAGCCGACCCTAGGGGATTACCTGAAACCCTAGCTCCCTTAAAGGAAAAATTTGACTTCGTGCTAATAGATTGTCCTGCTGGGCTTCAAGTTGATGCTATGAGTGCTATGCTGAGTTCTGAAGAGGTTATACTTGTAACGAATCCCGAAATCTCATGTATTGCAGACACTATGAAAGTAGGAATAGTGTTGAAAAAAGCGGGATTGGCTATTTTGGGATTCGTTTTGAATAGATATGGGAGGAGCGATAACGATATTCCACCAGATGCTGCCGCCGAAGCTATGGAAGTCCCATTGTTAGCAGTAATTCCTGAAGACAGAGCTATTAGAGAAGGCACGCTGGAAGGAATCCCTGTTGTAGTATATAAACCAAATTCAGAAGGAGCAAAGGCATTTATGGAGCTAGCAGAGCAGGTTATGCGCATCTCAGGGTTTAAAGCAAAAGTAATGTATTAA
- a CDS encoding glycosyltransferase family 4 protein — translation MRILMIGHYPPHGGGIANHLNSLVRELREKHEVHILTYGPIKPRDFEKEFVHQVKVPNVFGIRGISFALLASKKIVELDREFNFDVFHAHYIGTTSYAGVLAKEKTGKPLIITAHGSDLDFMSKLPLGKFFVKKSLITADEIITVSHYLAKKALSLGAKRVKVIPNGVKEMKVAKSKSEYITFIGALRKYKSPKTMLRLAEAFPHERFVIVGDGPLRRSLEKEAPKNVRFLGYRSDIEVILSKTKLLILPSLREGFGLVILEANSLGVPVIGRKVGGIPELIREGKNGATFEDFEELVKKVEEFLKSAKQRRKLGAVGEDVSKIYTWKKAAEEVEKAYNSILRSP, via the coding sequence ATGAGGATTCTAATGATCGGCCACTACCCTCCCCATGGCGGTGGAATAGCAAATCACCTCAACAGCTTAGTTAGAGAGCTCAGGGAAAAGCATGAGGTGCACATCTTAACCTATGGTCCAATAAAACCGAGAGACTTTGAGAAGGAATTTGTTCACCAAGTTAAAGTTCCTAATGTTTTTGGAATCAGGGGGATAAGCTTTGCTCTTTTGGCATCAAAAAAGATCGTTGAACTCGACAGGGAGTTCAACTTTGATGTATTCCATGCCCACTACATAGGAACTACCTCATATGCGGGAGTTTTGGCAAAAGAAAAAACTGGAAAACCCTTAATTATTACCGCCCATGGAAGTGATCTCGATTTTATGTCAAAACTCCCTTTAGGGAAATTTTTTGTTAAAAAAAGCTTAATCACAGCAGATGAGATAATAACGGTTAGCCATTACTTGGCAAAAAAAGCTCTCTCTTTAGGAGCAAAGCGAGTCAAAGTTATCCCAAACGGTGTCAAAGAGATGAAAGTGGCTAAAAGCAAATCAGAGTATATAACATTCATTGGAGCGTTGAGAAAATATAAAAGCCCCAAAACAATGCTGAGACTTGCGGAGGCCTTTCCCCACGAGAGGTTCGTAATTGTGGGAGATGGGCCGCTCAGGAGAAGTCTTGAAAAAGAAGCGCCAAAAAATGTAAGATTCTTAGGTTATAGAAGTGATATAGAGGTAATCCTATCAAAAACGAAGCTCCTTATTTTACCTTCCCTTAGAGAAGGTTTTGGCCTTGTCATCTTAGAGGCGAACTCTTTAGGAGTCCCTGTTATCGGCCGCAAAGTGGGAGGAATTCCTGAACTTATACGGGAAGGAAAAAACGGAGCTACTTTTGAGGACTTTGAAGAACTTGTGAAGAAAGTTGAGGAATTTTTAAAGAGTGCGAAGCAGAGAAGAAAACTCGGAGCAGTTGGAGAGGACGTTTCTAAAATATACACGTGGAAAAAAGCTGCAGAAGAGGTAGAAAAAGCATATAACTCTATACTACGCTCTCCTTAA
- a CDS encoding ATP/GTP-binding protein, which translates to MILTFIGTAGSGKTTLTAKFGQYLEKEGHNVAYINLDTGVKSLPYTPHVDVREMITVEQLMKSGLGPNGAIVKSYDILTPHAKEYANEISKLEEEFDYVLIDTPGQMESFLFHDFGSNLMENLREPLVVYLFDPNILKNLYDYCFVRFFALMIDLRLSATTIPALNKIDIIKNELEYYKKYLDNLEYLSSRLRLDPSTQGYLAYKLCSFLPDVISSVRLLYLSAISGAGFEELETVAYEHYCTCGDLT; encoded by the coding sequence ATGATTTTAACATTCATTGGGACAGCAGGAAGCGGTAAAACGACTTTAACAGCCAAATTTGGACAATATTTAGAGAAAGAAGGGCATAACGTTGCTTATATTAATCTGGACACAGGAGTTAAATCCCTCCCCTACACACCCCACGTTGATGTTAGAGAAATGATTACCGTGGAGCAGCTTATGAAGAGCGGGCTTGGCCCCAACGGAGCCATAGTAAAAAGCTATGACATTTTAACACCTCATGCAAAAGAATATGCCAATGAAATATCAAAACTCGAAGAAGAGTTCGATTATGTTTTAATAGACACTCCAGGGCAGATGGAGAGTTTTCTGTTCCACGATTTTGGCTCAAATCTTATGGAGAATCTAAGAGAGCCTTTAGTGGTTTACCTTTTTGATCCAAACATTCTAAAGAACCTGTACGATTACTGCTTCGTTAGATTCTTTGCTTTGATGATTGATCTTCGGCTTAGTGCCACTACAATTCCAGCCCTAAATAAGATAGATATAATTAAAAATGAGCTCGAATATTACAAAAAATATTTGGATAATCTGGAGTATTTGAGCTCGAGATTACGATTAGACCCCTCAACACAGGGATATTTAGCCTACAAGCTGTGTTCTTTTTTGCCCGACGTTATTTCTTCGGTTAGGCTCCTCTACCTTTCGGCCATAAGTGGAGCTGGGTTTGAGGAGTTAGAGACCGTAGCATATGAGCACTACTGCACTTGTGGAGACTTAACTTGA
- the asnB gene encoding asparagine synthase (glutamine-hydrolyzing), with product MCLIAGGLTSNIKSKLITMINSGKHRGGDSFGVWTDEGVLKSENFSKVSDIPNGNIGLLQCRLAMTGSKSFTQPFFNDFVLVHNGEIYNHVQIREFLEEKGVSFESDVDTEVILRLLEYLIDKGYSVEKAVKTAVNSLIGDYAVAFSDKNRIYLFRDPIGVRPLYYSPNGLFASEKKVLWSIGEKAVPVEPGELVAISKEGIKKTKLLSIGDFKGAPLPYKRAKEGLKKSLEYAVKIRASKKTGVLFSGGLDSSLLAMLASEHSDIILYTAGAEGSVDLEWARKVSEALGLELREYVFDLEDVKEALPKVAFAIEEPNPMNLAIGIPLYFATKLAREDGVKVLLSGQGADELFGGYAKYLENPSLMEKDIIEIGEKNLVRDDKIAMINSVEGRIPFLDLNVVRLALRTPLEYKISGRIRKKILRDVALEMGLPKEVAYREKKACQYGSNSQKMLEKISKMQGLKPREFAIKVYSELFPNAK from the coding sequence ATGTGTTTGATAGCTGGAGGATTAACTTCAAACATTAAATCCAAGCTTATAACGATGATAAACTCAGGTAAGCATAGAGGAGGAGACTCCTTCGGAGTTTGGACGGACGAGGGAGTTTTAAAGAGTGAGAATTTCTCAAAAGTTAGTGATATCCCCAACGGGAATATAGGGCTTCTCCAATGCCGCTTAGCGATGACAGGGTCAAAATCCTTCACACAGCCTTTCTTTAATGACTTTGTTTTGGTGCATAACGGTGAAATTTATAATCATGTTCAAATCAGAGAATTTTTGGAGGAAAAAGGGGTTTCTTTTGAAAGCGACGTTGATACTGAGGTTATACTTCGGCTATTGGAGTACTTAATTGACAAAGGATATTCCGTTGAGAAAGCTGTTAAAACAGCTGTGAATTCATTAATAGGCGATTATGCTGTTGCATTTTCCGATAAGAATAGAATCTACCTTTTTAGGGACCCTATTGGGGTAAGACCATTATATTACTCACCAAACGGCTTATTTGCATCCGAAAAGAAGGTTCTCTGGAGTATTGGAGAAAAGGCAGTTCCAGTTGAACCCGGTGAACTAGTAGCAATATCCAAAGAGGGGATTAAAAAAACTAAGCTACTTAGTATAGGAGATTTTAAAGGTGCTCCTCTGCCATATAAAAGAGCAAAAGAAGGACTGAAAAAATCTTTGGAGTATGCTGTAAAAATTAGAGCGAGCAAAAAAACGGGAGTTCTTTTTAGTGGTGGTCTCGACAGCTCTCTCTTAGCCATGTTAGCTTCTGAGCACAGCGATATCATCCTTTATACAGCAGGAGCTGAAGGAAGTGTGGATTTAGAGTGGGCAAGAAAAGTGAGCGAAGCTCTAGGATTGGAGCTCAGAGAATACGTGTTTGACTTAGAAGACGTTAAAGAGGCACTCCCAAAGGTTGCTTTTGCCATAGAAGAGCCAAATCCCATGAACTTAGCCATAGGAATTCCTCTTTACTTTGCGACAAAGCTTGCTAGAGAGGATGGTGTTAAAGTCCTCCTAAGCGGACAAGGGGCGGATGAGCTCTTCGGGGGCTATGCTAAGTATTTGGAGAATCCCTCCTTGATGGAGAAGGATATCATTGAAATTGGAGAAAAGAATTTAGTGAGAGACGACAAAATAGCTATGATCAACAGTGTTGAAGGGAGAATTCCTTTCTTGGATTTAAATGTCGTCAGACTTGCTTTAAGAACTCCTCTGGAGTACAAGATAAGCGGAAGAATTAGAAAGAAAATTTTGAGGGACGTAGCACTAGAAATGGGTCTTCCGAAGGAAGTGGCATACCGTGAAAAGAAGGCTTGCCAATATGGAAGCAACTCTCAAAAAATGCTTGAGAAAATCTCGAAAATGCAGGGATTGAAGCCTAGAGAATTTGCGATAAAGGTCTATTCAGAACTATTCCCCAACGCAAAATGA
- a CDS encoding PadR family transcriptional regulator, whose protein sequence is MTSPMERLQEKLTKEVLWIYILSLLKERPMYAYELKNKIKEKFGFEPATVSSYVVLYKLEKEGYVTAEWQESETGKPSRKYYALTEKGGKLLKEGTDFIENMVEKLKS, encoded by the coding sequence ATGACGAGTCCAATGGAAAGACTGCAAGAAAAGCTTACCAAAGAAGTTTTGTGGATATACATACTGAGCCTCCTAAAAGAAAGGCCCATGTATGCCTACGAGCTTAAAAATAAGATAAAAGAAAAATTTGGATTCGAACCAGCTACAGTTAGCAGTTATGTTGTTTTGTATAAGCTCGAGAAAGAAGGTTATGTTACAGCGGAGTGGCAAGAAAGTGAAACAGGAAAACCATCTAGAAAGTACTATGCACTAACAGAAAAAGGTGGAAAGCTCTTAAAAGAAGGAACTGATTTTATAGAAAATATGGTAGAAAAACTTAAGAGCTGA
- a CDS encoding cell wall-binding repeat-containing protein, translating into MVWKKGFAIILGLLTVISLMPFISAQEGNNIVILVSDNEADSAVAENVGGLLGAQIVTTTWGLYDPQISAQIIEKEPDLVIIIGGEVAVPEEYEEDLDDMEIEVIRWAGKNREETSLDVIKGMKEYFPNILEQVDELYLIDGREAVSYKTIKLIKEYEGSPSQILIAFVNYNSKDFEEQLEEVIHTAEAENIVLPVLMYGRNNVFSGHSKTMELALQYGQSSGVSLSIINISLKEDYVLEVIHLAENRILEAKDTLDGLEEPKAKAMIKLAEKEIEEARDAYDKGDYQKAYIKAMTAKGHAEIALRSSNEMLRGIFQGSMGFALEHQLTRLKWMMIGLRNTGVDVGEIEQLLNSAELALKQHKYDEAQEIIEDIKEKLKESFKYKKEKSEEHMPVTPPKPGDRKEKP; encoded by the coding sequence GTGGTGTGGAAAAAAGGCTTCGCAATCATCTTGGGGCTACTGACTGTTATAAGTTTAATGCCCTTCATAAGTGCCCAAGAGGGCAATAACATTGTGATTTTGGTGAGTGATAATGAAGCGGACTCAGCTGTGGCTGAGAATGTTGGTGGGCTTTTAGGGGCCCAAATTGTTACAACAACATGGGGACTTTACGATCCGCAAATTAGTGCCCAGATTATTGAAAAAGAGCCGGATTTAGTCATAATAATTGGAGGAGAAGTAGCTGTTCCAGAGGAATATGAAGAGGATTTAGATGATATGGAGATTGAAGTGATTAGGTGGGCCGGTAAGAACAGAGAGGAAACGAGCTTGGATGTTATTAAAGGTATGAAAGAATACTTTCCCAACATACTGGAACAAGTTGACGAGCTGTATTTAATCGATGGTAGGGAGGCAGTAAGCTACAAGACCATCAAGCTCATAAAGGAGTATGAAGGAAGTCCTTCACAAATTCTCATAGCATTCGTCAATTACAATTCTAAAGACTTCGAAGAGCAGCTAGAGGAGGTAATACACACCGCAGAAGCGGAAAATATTGTCCTGCCTGTTTTGATGTATGGGCGCAATAATGTCTTTAGCGGACACAGCAAAACCATGGAGCTGGCACTTCAGTATGGACAAAGCAGTGGCGTTTCGCTCTCCATCATAAACATATCCCTAAAAGAGGATTATGTTCTTGAGGTAATTCACCTCGCCGAAAACAGGATTTTGGAGGCGAAGGATACTTTGGATGGACTTGAAGAGCCAAAGGCTAAAGCGATGATAAAGCTCGCGGAGAAAGAAATTGAAGAAGCAAGAGATGCTTACGACAAAGGGGATTATCAAAAAGCGTATATAAAAGCCATGACTGCTAAAGGGCATGCTGAGATTGCTTTGAGGTCCTCTAACGAGATGTTAAGAGGAATATTTCAGGGAAGTATGGGGTTCGCATTAGAGCACCAATTGACGAGGCTAAAGTGGATGATGATAGGTCTCAGAAACACGGGAGTGGATGTTGGTGAAATAGAGCAGCTCTTAAATAGTGCAGAGCTTGCCCTAAAGCAGCATAAATATGACGAGGCTCAAGAAATCATAGAGGACATAAAAGAGAAGCTTAAAGAGTCATTTAAATACAAGAAAGAAAAAAGTGAAGAGCACATGCCAGTAACACCACCAAAGCCTGGAGATAGGAAAGAAAAGCCTTAA
- a CDS encoding L-threonylcarbamoyladenylate synthase has protein sequence MTIVINMRDGLDERKVKIAARFIKKGKLVAFPTETVYGLGANALDKEAVIKIFHAKGRPADNPLIVHIADFEQVYELAREVPKEAELLAKHFWPGPLTMVLPKKENVPNETTGGLDSVAIRMPSHEIALGLIKASKKPIAAPSANISGRPSPTLAEHVVDDFYGKIECIIDGGETKIGVESTVLDLTTWPPMLLRPGGLPLEKIEEVIGEIQIHPAVMGKEVDLAKSPGMKYKHYSPNAEVVVVEGKKEKVREKLKELIRDLKAEGLKIGVMATGDFYEADEYFNLGESEEEIARNMFKALRELDKKGVDVILAEGIEEKGLGLAIMNRLRKAAGYKIIKVQ, from the coding sequence GTGACTATAGTAATAAATATGCGGGACGGACTGGATGAGAGAAAAGTTAAAATCGCAGCAAGGTTTATTAAGAAAGGAAAGTTGGTTGCATTTCCAACTGAAACAGTTTATGGTCTGGGAGCTAATGCTTTAGATAAAGAAGCTGTTATTAAGATTTTCCATGCCAAAGGCAGACCTGCAGATAATCCTTTAATAGTTCACATAGCGGATTTTGAACAAGTCTATGAACTCGCGAGAGAGGTTCCAAAAGAGGCTGAGCTTCTGGCAAAGCACTTTTGGCCCGGTCCATTAACCATGGTTCTTCCAAAGAAGGAAAATGTTCCAAACGAAACAACGGGAGGTTTAGACAGCGTTGCAATTAGGATGCCATCTCACGAAATAGCTCTTGGACTGATAAAGGCAAGTAAGAAGCCCATAGCTGCTCCATCAGCAAACATAAGCGGAAGACCAAGCCCTACTCTAGCTGAGCATGTTGTAGACGACTTTTATGGCAAAATCGAGTGTATAATTGATGGCGGCGAGACTAAAATAGGCGTTGAGAGCACGGTCTTGGATTTAACTACATGGCCTCCGATGCTCTTAAGGCCTGGAGGGCTACCTCTAGAAAAAATTGAGGAAGTTATTGGGGAGATTCAAATACATCCTGCAGTTATGGGAAAAGAAGTGGACTTAGCTAAATCACCAGGGATGAAGTACAAGCACTATTCCCCAAATGCCGAGGTCGTGGTTGTAGAGGGGAAAAAGGAAAAAGTTAGAGAGAAATTAAAAGAGCTCATTAGAGATCTCAAAGCAGAAGGCCTCAAAATTGGGGTAATGGCAACCGGAGACTTCTATGAAGCCGATGAATACTTCAACTTAGGTGAGAGTGAGGAGGAGATAGCACGGAATATGTTCAAAGCGTTGAGGGAGCTTGACAAAAAAGGCGTAGATGTGATTCTAGCGGAAGGAATAGAAGAGAAGGGCCTGGGATTAGCTATTATGAACAGATTGAGAAAAGCCGCTGGCTATAAAATAATCAAAGTTCAATAA
- a CDS encoding 50S ribosomal protein L40e, with product MARFPEAEARLFKKYVCMKCGATNPWKADKCRKCGYKGLRPKAKEPRGAGR from the coding sequence ATGGCAAGGTTTCCAGAAGCTGAGGCAAGACTCTTTAAGAAGTATGTGTGCATGAAGTGTGGTGCCACAAACCCATGGAAAGCTGACAAGTGCAGAAAGTGTGGCTACAAGGGATTAAGACCAAAAGCAAAAGAGCCGAGAGGAGCTGGGCGCTGA